In the genome of Kitasatospora cathayae, one region contains:
- a CDS encoding radical SAM protein, with amino-acid sequence MESQARSRTAVVEDLMERFPDVPREAVIKEDLLRGGMAFDESALSGSTGADGGGEVKPKSYFIFSFDHRTLPELGAAALNRPPEEIVLTGGPYGLRRTVVSVRVNPDSPYRVRAGEDGALGLYLDGARIADVGLPPMPDYYRHTLANGKSVMEVAPTIQWGYLIYLTVFRVCQYFGAKEECQYCDINHNWRQHKAAGRPYTGVKPVEEVLEALELIDRHDTARASQAYTLTGGAITSQVGGRDEADFYGQYAKAIEERFPGRWIGKVVAQALPREDVQRFHDYGVRIYHPNFEVWDKRLFELYCPGKERYVGRDEWHRRILDSTEVFGPENVIPNFVAGVEMAEPFGFTTVDEAIASTREGLRFFMSHGVVPRFTTWCPEPTTPLGKANPQGAPLEYHIRLLRTYRATLEEFGLSSPPGYGPAGPGKAVFSVSSFMDSLPG; translated from the coding sequence ATGGAGAGCCAGGCCCGCAGCCGGACCGCAGTCGTCGAGGACCTCATGGAGCGCTTCCCCGACGTACCCCGCGAGGCGGTGATCAAGGAGGACCTGTTGCGCGGCGGCATGGCCTTCGACGAGTCCGCCCTCAGCGGCAGCACCGGCGCCGACGGGGGCGGCGAGGTCAAGCCGAAGTCGTACTTCATCTTCTCCTTCGACCACCGCACCCTGCCCGAGCTCGGCGCGGCCGCGCTGAACCGGCCGCCGGAGGAGATCGTGCTGACCGGCGGGCCGTACGGGCTGCGCCGCACGGTGGTGTCGGTGCGGGTCAACCCGGACTCGCCGTACCGGGTCCGCGCGGGCGAGGACGGCGCGCTCGGCCTCTACCTGGACGGCGCGCGGATCGCCGACGTCGGCCTGCCGCCGATGCCCGACTACTACCGGCACACCCTGGCGAACGGGAAGTCGGTGATGGAGGTCGCGCCGACCATCCAGTGGGGTTACCTGATCTACCTCACGGTGTTCCGGGTCTGCCAGTACTTCGGCGCCAAGGAGGAGTGCCAGTACTGCGACATCAACCACAACTGGCGCCAGCACAAGGCCGCCGGCCGCCCGTACACCGGGGTCAAGCCGGTCGAGGAGGTGCTGGAGGCGCTGGAGCTGATCGACCGGCACGACACCGCCCGGGCCTCCCAGGCGTACACCCTCACCGGCGGCGCGATCACCTCGCAGGTCGGCGGGCGGGACGAGGCCGACTTCTACGGCCAGTACGCCAAGGCCATCGAGGAGCGCTTCCCCGGCCGCTGGATCGGCAAGGTGGTCGCCCAGGCGCTGCCGCGCGAGGACGTCCAGCGCTTCCACGACTACGGGGTGCGGATCTACCACCCCAACTTCGAGGTGTGGGACAAGCGGCTGTTCGAGCTCTACTGCCCCGGCAAGGAGCGCTACGTCGGCCGGGACGAGTGGCACCGCCGGATCCTCGACTCCACCGAGGTGTTCGGCCCGGAGAACGTGATCCCCAACTTCGTGGCGGGCGTGGAGATGGCCGAGCCCTTCGGCTTCACCACGGTCGACGAGGCGATCGCCTCCACCCGGGAGGGGCTGCGCTTCTTCATGTCCCACGGCGTGGTGCCGCGCTTCACCACCTGGTGCCCCGAGCCCACCACCCCGCTGGGCAAGGCCAATCCGCAGGGCGCGCCGCTGGAGTACCACATCCGGTTGCTGCGGACCTACCGGGCCACCCTGGAGGAGTTCGGCCTCTCCTCCCCGCCCGGCTACGGTCCGGCCGGGCCGGGCAAGGCGGTGTTCTCGGTGAGCTCCTTCATGGACTCGCTGCCGGGCTGA
- a CDS encoding dihydrofolate reductase family protein, with amino-acid sequence MSLVRVHNFSISLDGYGTGEGQSLENPFGHATDRLHRWFFGTRTFRRMHGQEGGDTGVDDAMARTWGDDIGAEIMGRNKFGPQRGPWQDEDWQGWWGPNPPFHTPVFVLTHHPRPSLEMAGGTVFHFIDATPQEALRRAREAAGGKDVRIGGGPRTVRAFLEADLIDHLHVVVVPVVLGRGESLWAGLEGLEQRFDTEVVTGPSGVTHLTLTRHRGE; translated from the coding sequence ATGTCCCTGGTCCGGGTCCACAACTTCTCGATCTCCCTCGACGGTTACGGCACCGGCGAGGGGCAGAGCCTGGAGAACCCCTTCGGGCACGCCACCGACCGGCTGCACCGCTGGTTCTTCGGCACCCGCACCTTCCGGCGGATGCACGGCCAGGAGGGCGGCGACACCGGGGTGGACGACGCGATGGCCCGCACCTGGGGCGACGACATCGGTGCGGAGATCATGGGCCGCAACAAGTTCGGTCCACAGCGCGGGCCTTGGCAGGACGAGGACTGGCAGGGCTGGTGGGGGCCGAACCCGCCGTTCCACACCCCGGTCTTCGTGCTCACCCACCACCCGCGCCCCAGCCTGGAGATGGCGGGCGGCACGGTCTTCCACTTCATCGACGCCACCCCGCAGGAGGCCCTGCGGCGGGCCCGGGAGGCGGCCGGTGGCAAGGACGTCCGGATCGGCGGCGGCCCGCGCACCGTCCGGGCCTTCCTGGAGGCCGACCTGATCGACCACCTGCACGTGGTCGTGGTGCCGGTGGTGCTCGGGCGGGGCGAGTCGCTCTGGGCCGGACTCGAAGGGCTGGAGCAGCGCTTCGACACCGAGGTGGTGACCGGCCCGAGCGGCGTCACCCACCTCACCCTCACCCGCCACCGCGGGGAGTGA
- a CDS encoding phosphatidylinositol-specific phospholipase C domain-containing protein: MTSGRTVSGRTLAGLLAAGLLTTAAALLPTAAPAAADTGSGDLPFGSATTVGLHNTYDPAAYQYLAQSLDTGTGMIELDLWTDVITHEWKVSHSNPLGNSNNCTAADTPSQLYGGGTNKNLEHCLDDIRVWLGAHPGAGPLVVKLELKGGFAANLGMGPDQLDTLIAAHLGDAVLRPADLLAKPGGGSYASVDEAVRAGNWPSRSALAGRVLLYAIPGTVEENNPFDTLHTDVEYGRHLRDLAAAGRIGQAQLFPAVHGAAAGDPRSKYTGSDAGIRPWFVVFDGDAATYLNGIDTAWYDRSHYLLVMTDAQNVAPQISATTPTVDQARARTEQLARAHASIVSSDWRKLAAVQSLVLPRG, translated from the coding sequence ATGACCTCAGGCCGTACGGTCTCGGGCCGTACCCTGGCCGGCCTCCTGGCCGCAGGCCTGCTCACCACCGCGGCCGCCCTGCTGCCGACCGCGGCCCCGGCGGCCGCCGACACCGGCAGCGGCGACCTGCCGTTCGGCTCGGCGACCACCGTCGGCCTGCACAACACCTACGACCCGGCGGCCTACCAGTACCTCGCCCAGAGCCTGGACACCGGCACCGGCATGATCGAGCTGGACCTCTGGACCGACGTCATCACCCACGAGTGGAAGGTCAGCCACTCCAACCCACTCGGCAACTCCAACAACTGCACCGCCGCCGACACCCCGAGCCAGCTCTACGGGGGCGGCACCAACAAGAACCTGGAGCACTGCCTCGACGACATCCGGGTCTGGCTCGGCGCCCACCCGGGAGCCGGACCGCTGGTGGTCAAGCTGGAGCTGAAGGGCGGCTTCGCGGCCAACCTCGGGATGGGCCCGGACCAGCTGGACACACTGATCGCCGCCCACCTCGGCGACGCGGTGCTGCGCCCGGCCGACCTGCTGGCCAAGCCGGGCGGCGGCTCGTACGCCAGCGTCGACGAGGCGGTGCGGGCGGGCAACTGGCCGAGCCGCTCGGCCCTCGCCGGGCGGGTGCTGCTCTACGCGATCCCGGGGACGGTCGAGGAGAACAACCCCTTCGACACCCTGCACACCGACGTCGAGTACGGGCGGCACCTGCGCGACCTGGCCGCGGCCGGCCGGATCGGCCAGGCCCAGCTGTTCCCGGCCGTGCACGGCGCGGCGGCCGGCGACCCGCGCAGCAAGTACACCGGCTCGGACGCCGGGATCCGCCCCTGGTTCGTGGTCTTCGACGGCGACGCCGCCACCTACCTCAACGGCATCGACACCGCGTGGTACGACCGTTCGCACTACCTGCTGGTGATGACGGACGCCCAGAACGTCGCGCCGCAGATCAGCGCCACCACCCCGACCGTCGACCAGGCGCGGGCCCGGACCGAGCAGCTGGCCCGGGCGCACGCCAGCATCGTGTCCAGCGACTGGCGCAAGCTCGCGGCGGTGCAGTCGCTGGTGCTGCCGCGCGGCTGA
- a CDS encoding MFS transporter produces the protein MTTETVDTTTGTAEGVRPGKRRAGGATAFWRYWTASTVSRLGDQVTAVALPLIAVVTLHASALEVGLITGAAYVAWLLIGLPAGVLVQRLPLRGTQVAMDLIRAAAVASIPLAAALGVLGLPQLVVVALLVGFASVLFDVGNSTFLPTVVPKEQLTARNSLVSGSIAATDLAGPSLGGVLVQLVGGAASMLLDSVSYLASAALLGSLPQAEQPAARPTGGAGMREQIREGWRFVARHPVIRPCVADATALNFVCGGLMTLTPVFLVRTLDAPAATVGALMATGGLGSLLGAAATPRLVRRLGGGPALRWAAVVSTVFALLLPAAGSGWGTLVFALGNAGFSAGVVVSSIVTRTHRQTQTPPELLPRVMATVRFVSWGAIPVGALAAGAAAAAWGPRTALLLVAIVSAASPVILLASPIRRMRELA, from the coding sequence GTGACGACGGAGACGGTGGACACGACGACGGGAACGGCGGAGGGGGTACGGCCCGGCAAGCGCCGCGCCGGCGGAGCGACGGCCTTCTGGCGCTACTGGACGGCCTCGACGGTCAGCCGACTCGGGGACCAGGTGACCGCGGTGGCGCTCCCGCTGATCGCGGTCGTCACCCTGCACGCCTCGGCCCTCGAGGTCGGCCTGATCACCGGCGCCGCCTACGTCGCCTGGCTGCTGATCGGACTGCCGGCCGGTGTCCTGGTCCAGCGCCTCCCGCTGCGCGGCACCCAGGTGGCGATGGACCTGATCCGCGCGGCCGCCGTCGCCTCGATCCCGCTGGCGGCCGCCCTCGGGGTGCTGGGGCTGCCGCAACTCGTCGTGGTGGCACTGCTGGTCGGCTTCGCGAGCGTCCTGTTCGACGTCGGCAACTCCACCTTCCTGCCCACCGTCGTCCCCAAGGAGCAGCTGACCGCCCGCAACAGCCTGGTCTCCGGCAGCATCGCGGCCACCGACCTGGCCGGGCCCTCACTGGGCGGCGTACTGGTGCAGCTCGTCGGCGGCGCGGCCTCGATGCTGCTGGACTCGGTCAGCTACCTGGCCTCGGCGGCGCTGCTCGGCAGCCTCCCGCAGGCCGAGCAGCCGGCCGCCAGGCCGACCGGCGGCGCCGGGATGCGCGAGCAGATCCGCGAGGGCTGGCGGTTCGTCGCCCGGCACCCGGTGATCCGGCCCTGCGTCGCCGACGCCACCGCCCTCAACTTCGTCTGCGGCGGCCTGATGACGCTCACCCCGGTCTTCCTGGTCCGCACCCTCGACGCCCCGGCCGCCACCGTGGGCGCCCTGATGGCCACCGGCGGCCTCGGCAGCCTGCTCGGCGCGGCCGCCACGCCCCGCCTGGTGCGGCGGCTTGGTGGCGGGCCCGCGCTGCGCTGGGCGGCCGTGGTCTCCACCGTCTTCGCCCTGCTGCTCCCGGCGGCCGGATCCGGCTGGGGCACGCTGGTCTTCGCCCTCGGCAACGCCGGGTTCTCGGCCGGAGTCGTGGTCTCCAGCATCGTGACCCGCACCCACCGGCAGACCCAGACCCCGCCGGAGCTGCTCCCCCGGGTGATGGCCACGGTCCGCTTCGTCTCCTGGGGCGCCATCCCGGTCGGCGCCCTCGCCGCCGGCGCCGCCGCGGCGGCCTGGGGGCCGCGCACGGCGCTGCTGCTGGTCGCGATCGTCAGCGCGGCGAGCCCGGTGATCCTGCTGGCCAGCCCGATCCGCCGGATGCGCGAGCTGGCCTGA
- a CDS encoding family 2 encapsulin nanocompartment cargo protein terpene cyclase has product MSSPAIERILRGPTGLGTAGLQLRPQIPAPETPGPNVPAPALQAPEAPAPAVASPEVSAAEAVVTETSVVEVVALEALTAKAATFEAAVPDVRLPSLPGPSLPIPSLAIPSFPGPAAVAPAAAAAPSGGKPKLGDPIPGLYHHPIAEPDPVRVEALSQRIKAWAIDEIELYPPEWEKDFDGFSTGRYMVACHPDAPSVDHLMLAARLMVAENAVDDCYCEDLGGSPIGLGSRLLLAHTALDPLHTTPEYHPAWEASLSEDAPRRSYRSAMDYFVRASTPSQADRFRHDMARLHMGYLAEAAWAETDHVPEVWEYLAMRQFNNFRPCPTITDAVGGYELPAELHALPAMQRVIALAGNATTIVNDLYSYTKELTGPGLHLNLPVVISEREGVSRKEGYLKAVEVHNDLMHAFEAESAALALACPVPTLVRFLHGVAAWLAGNHYWHQTNTHRYSLPDFW; this is encoded by the coding sequence ATGAGCTCCCCGGCGATCGAACGGATCCTGCGCGGGCCCACCGGACTGGGCACCGCCGGGCTGCAGTTGAGGCCGCAGATCCCGGCGCCGGAGACTCCTGGTCCGAACGTTCCGGCGCCGGCGCTCCAGGCACCGGAGGCCCCGGCCCCCGCGGTCGCGTCCCCCGAGGTCTCGGCCGCCGAGGCCGTGGTGACCGAGACCTCGGTGGTCGAGGTCGTGGCACTGGAGGCCCTCACGGCCAAGGCGGCGACGTTCGAGGCGGCGGTCCCGGACGTCCGGTTGCCCTCTCTCCCCGGTCCGTCCCTCCCGATTCCGTCCCTCGCGATTCCGTCCTTTCCGGGCCCGGCGGCCGTGGCCCCGGCCGCCGCCGCGGCGCCGAGCGGCGGTAAGCCGAAGCTCGGCGACCCGATCCCCGGTCTCTACCACCACCCGATCGCCGAGCCCGACCCGGTCCGGGTGGAGGCGCTCAGCCAGAGGATCAAGGCCTGGGCGATCGACGAGATCGAGCTCTACCCGCCGGAGTGGGAGAAGGACTTCGACGGGTTCTCGACCGGGCGCTACATGGTGGCCTGCCACCCCGACGCGCCGAGCGTCGACCACCTGATGCTCGCGGCCCGCCTGATGGTCGCCGAGAACGCGGTGGACGACTGCTACTGCGAGGACCTCGGCGGCTCGCCGATCGGCCTGGGCAGCCGCCTGCTGCTCGCCCACACCGCGCTGGACCCGCTGCACACCACCCCCGAGTACCACCCGGCCTGGGAGGCCTCGCTCTCCGAGGACGCGCCCCGGCGCTCGTACCGCTCCGCGATGGACTACTTCGTCCGCGCCTCCACGCCCTCCCAGGCGGACCGCTTCCGGCACGACATGGCGCGGCTGCACATGGGGTACCTGGCCGAGGCCGCCTGGGCCGAGACCGACCACGTCCCGGAGGTGTGGGAGTACCTGGCGATGCGCCAGTTCAACAACTTCCGCCCCTGCCCGACGATCACCGACGCCGTCGGCGGCTACGAGCTGCCCGCCGAGCTGCACGCGCTGCCCGCCATGCAGCGGGTGATCGCGCTGGCCGGCAACGCCACCACGATCGTCAACGACCTGTACTCGTACACCAAGGAGCTCACCGGCCCCGGGCTCCACCTGAACCTGCCGGTGGTGATCTCCGAGCGCGAGGGCGTCTCGCGCAAGGAGGGTTACCTGAAGGCGGTCGAGGTCCACAACGACCTGATGCACGCCTTCGAGGCCGAGTCGGCCGCGCTGGCCCTCGCCTGTCCGGTACCGACCCTGGTGCGGTTCCTGCACGGGGTGGCCGCGTGGCTGGCCGGCAACCACTACTGGCACCAGACCAACACCCACCGGTACAGCCTGCCCGACTTCTGGTGA
- a CDS encoding multicopper oxidase family protein yields the protein MSHDIEAPVDPDRQQIRRTRRVIHVMTAVAVLLSAALGAEAMAAPPADVAQPPSTADQEHGMRAGMPFQDPPVADATGDENVTITLDATRSRFDVSGREVYGASYTGSYVAPTLHTAPGSTVTVHLVNHLPVATNLHFHGLHVSPEGQSDDPFLCVAPGADTTYRLAIPADHAQGTFWYHSHAMGTSCPAPGAPGTSGSSDMTGMTDMTGDVENQIFAGLSGALIIGDDRTLLPADLRKVTAHTLVLKDVQLDPTGHILQNTGTASIDSNNPTVRLVNGRLRPVLSMRPNETQLWRLVNAGADIFYRLQLDGYRFTVVGEDGSPVARVTTADNLLLPPGKRYDVLVTAGPRPARATLRTLAYSNGPQGDAYPDTELATIRVTGAPVHRRPAVTGAIPTAPADLAAEPVAQRRTVALSESDDGNTFYINGRQFTPDSSVFDTPAKLGTVEEWTIVNRSGEDHPFHLHTNAFQVLSVNGTPHPYTGRQDTVPVPHAVDGVAGKVVIRVAFADYPGRWMFHCHIAAHEDHGMMSFLDVVP from the coding sequence ATGTCCCACGACATCGAAGCTCCGGTCGACCCCGATCGGCAGCAGATACGCCGCACCCGGCGGGTCATCCACGTGATGACCGCGGTGGCGGTCCTCCTCTCGGCCGCCCTCGGCGCCGAGGCGATGGCGGCCCCGCCCGCCGACGTCGCGCAGCCGCCCTCGACGGCCGACCAGGAGCACGGCATGCGGGCAGGCATGCCGTTCCAGGACCCGCCCGTCGCGGACGCCACCGGCGACGAGAACGTGACGATCACCCTGGACGCCACCCGCAGCCGGTTCGACGTCTCCGGGCGGGAGGTCTACGGCGCCTCCTACACCGGCTCGTACGTCGCCCCCACCCTCCACACGGCCCCGGGCTCGACCGTCACCGTCCACCTGGTCAACCACCTCCCGGTGGCCACCAACCTGCACTTCCACGGGCTGCACGTGTCCCCCGAGGGACAGTCCGACGACCCGTTCCTGTGCGTCGCGCCCGGCGCCGACACCACCTACCGGCTGGCGATCCCCGCGGACCACGCCCAGGGCACCTTCTGGTACCACAGCCACGCCATGGGCACCAGCTGCCCCGCGCCGGGAGCGCCGGGAACGTCGGGATCCTCGGACATGACCGGGATGACCGACATGACCGGTGACGTGGAGAACCAGATCTTCGCCGGCCTCTCCGGCGCCCTGATCATCGGCGACGACCGCACCCTGCTCCCTGCGGACCTGCGCAAGGTCACCGCGCACACCCTCGTGCTCAAGGACGTCCAGCTCGACCCGACCGGGCACATCCTGCAGAACACCGGCACGGCGTCGATCGACTCGAACAACCCGACCGTGCGCCTGGTCAACGGCCGGCTGCGGCCGGTGCTGTCGATGCGGCCGAACGAGACCCAGCTGTGGCGCCTGGTCAACGCCGGGGCCGACATCTTCTACCGGCTCCAGCTGGACGGCTACCGCTTCACCGTGGTGGGGGAGGACGGCAGCCCGGTCGCCCGGGTGACCACCGCGGACAACCTGCTGCTGCCCCCGGGCAAGCGCTACGACGTGCTGGTCACCGCCGGCCCCCGCCCGGCCAGGGCGACCCTGCGCACCCTCGCGTACAGCAACGGCCCCCAGGGCGACGCCTACCCCGACACCGAGCTGGCGACGATCAGGGTCACCGGGGCCCCGGTCCACCGACGTCCGGCCGTCACCGGCGCCATCCCGACCGCCCCCGCCGACCTCGCCGCGGAGCCCGTGGCCCAACGGCGCACCGTCGCCCTGTCGGAGAGCGACGACGGCAACACCTTCTACATCAACGGCCGGCAGTTCACGCCGGACAGCTCCGTCTTCGACACCCCGGCGAAACTCGGCACCGTCGAGGAGTGGACCATCGTCAACCGTTCGGGCGAGGACCACCCCTTCCACCTCCACACCAACGCCTTCCAGGTGCTCTCCGTCAACGGCACCCCGCACCCCTACACGGGCCGCCAGGACACCGTCCCGGTACCGCACGCGGTCGACGGCGTCGCCGGCAAGGTGGTCATCCGGGTCGCCTTCGCCGACTACCCGGGCAGGTGGATGTTCCACTGCCACATCGCCGCCCACGAGGACCACGGCATGATGAGCTTCCTCGACGTGGTCCCGTAG
- a CDS encoding thioesterase family protein, with protein sequence MTTPTAAPDSYYQRTGEHSYKPTAHAQGAWHPDEQHFSPVGGLIAHAIDRHRADPAERPADGLALARISYDILGLIALDELEITVETVRPGRTIELVEAVASVGGRAVVRARAWFLAEQDTTAVAGTHDERLPAPEEFEPWAMSGPWGGGYIASIDVRRRYTAPGRAAAWIATPLELVAGEPSSPHASFIALVDTANGIAVRQEPTEWMFPNTDLTIHFHRRPDGPWTGLDTSVTFGPSGHGVTSTVLHDVHGPVGRAEQILTVRPLSGS encoded by the coding sequence TTGACCACCCCCACCGCCGCGCCCGACAGCTACTACCAGCGCACCGGCGAGCACAGCTACAAGCCGACCGCCCACGCGCAGGGCGCCTGGCACCCCGACGAGCAGCACTTCAGCCCGGTGGGCGGCCTGATCGCCCACGCGATCGACCGCCACCGGGCCGACCCCGCGGAGCGACCCGCCGACGGCCTCGCCCTGGCCCGGATCAGCTACGACATACTCGGTCTGATCGCTTTGGACGAGCTCGAGATCACCGTGGAGACCGTCCGCCCCGGCCGCACCATCGAGCTGGTGGAGGCGGTGGCCTCGGTCGGCGGCCGCGCCGTGGTCCGGGCCCGGGCCTGGTTCCTGGCCGAGCAGGACACCACCGCCGTCGCCGGCACCCACGACGAACGGCTGCCCGCGCCGGAGGAGTTCGAGCCGTGGGCGATGAGCGGGCCGTGGGGCGGCGGCTACATCGCCTCGATCGACGTCCGCCGCCGCTACACCGCCCCCGGCCGTGCCGCCGCCTGGATCGCCACGCCGCTGGAGCTGGTCGCGGGGGAGCCCAGCAGCCCGCACGCCTCCTTCATCGCCCTGGTCGACACCGCCAACGGCATCGCCGTGCGCCAGGAGCCCACCGAGTGGATGTTCCCCAACACCGATCTGACCATCCACTTCCACCGCCGCCCCGACGGACCGTGGACCGGTCTGGACACCAGCGTCACCTTCGGCCCGTCCGGCCACGGCGTGACCAGCACCGTGCTGCACGACGTGCACGGGCCGGTCGGCCGGGCCGAGCAGATCCTCACCGTCCGCCCGCTGTCCGGAAGTTGA
- a CDS encoding geranyl diphosphate 2-C-methyltransferase has translation MSLTDDITTTPGSAIPGPATPYQGDIARYWDHEARPVNLRLGDVDGLYHHHYGIGEIDQAAIGDPADSEREKKVIAELHRLESAQADVLLDHLGDIRAEHTLLDAGCGRGGSMVMAHQRFGCRVEGLTLSTQQADFGNKRAAELGIGEFVRSRVANMLDMPLESGSVAGSWNNESSMYVDLHDLFAEHSRVLAVGGRYVTITGCWNPKYGQPSKWVSQINAHFECNIHSRREYLRAMADNRLVPQAVIDLTPDTLPYWELRNTTSLVTGIEEAFIESYKDGSFQYVLIAADRV, from the coding sequence ATGTCCCTGACCGACGACATCACCACCACGCCTGGCAGCGCCATCCCCGGCCCGGCGACTCCGTACCAGGGCGACATCGCGCGCTACTGGGACCACGAGGCACGCCCGGTCAACCTGCGCCTGGGCGACGTCGACGGCCTGTACCACCACCACTACGGCATCGGCGAGATCGACCAGGCGGCGATCGGCGACCCGGCCGACAGCGAGCGCGAGAAGAAGGTCATCGCCGAGCTGCACCGCCTGGAGTCCGCCCAGGCCGACGTCCTGCTCGACCACCTCGGCGACATCAGGGCCGAGCACACCCTGCTCGACGCGGGTTGCGGCCGCGGCGGCTCGATGGTCATGGCCCACCAGCGCTTCGGCTGCCGGGTCGAGGGCCTGACCCTCTCCACCCAGCAGGCCGACTTCGGCAACAAGCGCGCCGCCGAGCTGGGCATCGGCGAGTTCGTCCGATCCCGGGTCGCCAACATGCTGGACATGCCCCTGGAAAGCGGCTCGGTCGCCGGCTCCTGGAACAACGAGTCCAGCATGTACGTCGACCTGCACGACCTGTTCGCCGAGCACTCCCGGGTGCTGGCGGTCGGCGGCCGGTACGTGACCATCACCGGCTGCTGGAACCCGAAGTACGGCCAGCCGTCGAAGTGGGTCTCGCAGATCAACGCGCACTTCGAGTGCAACATCCACTCCCGCCGCGAGTACCTGCGGGCGATGGCCGACAACCGCCTGGTGCCGCAGGCCGTCATCGACCTCACCCCGGACACCCTGCCCTACTGGGAGCTGCGGAACACCACCTCGCTGGTCACCGGCATCGAGGAGGCGTTCATCGAGTCCTACAAGGACGGCTCCTTCCAGTACGTGCTGATCGCGGCCGACCGGGTCTGA
- a CDS encoding winged helix-turn-helix transcriptional regulator, with protein MRHTEAADPDCAISQALAVVGDTWTLLLIRDVAGGTHQFDALQDGLGISRKVLTGRLKALVADGVLEKRLYHPHPPRYEYHLTDRGRGLLPVLVALQDWGGRYVLGDGTLTGTSTPDSAETRRVRALTGHRLPALELDAASGGRVDPVAADRAWTVLYCYPGAYAPGGLDYPPGWGEVPGAPGCTLESCTYRDRMGEFAARDTAVHGVSTQRPDQLAAFAEHARIPFPLLSDAGLELAAALRLPTFRAAGVERLKRLTLILDAGRTVRGVLYPVTDPAGSVEDTLALLDGLRGE; from the coding sequence ATGCGGCACACGGAAGCGGCTGACCCCGACTGCGCGATCTCCCAGGCCCTGGCGGTGGTCGGGGACACCTGGACGCTGCTCCTGATCAGGGACGTCGCCGGCGGCACCCACCAGTTCGACGCGCTGCAGGACGGACTCGGCATCAGCCGCAAGGTGCTCACCGGACGGCTGAAGGCGCTGGTCGCCGACGGCGTGCTGGAGAAGCGGCTCTACCACCCCCACCCGCCGCGCTACGAGTACCACCTGACGGACCGCGGCCGCGGCCTGCTGCCGGTGCTGGTCGCCCTGCAGGACTGGGGCGGGCGCTACGTCCTGGGCGACGGCACGCTCACCGGCACCAGCACCCCCGACTCCGCCGAGACCCGCCGGGTGCGGGCGCTCACCGGCCACCGGCTGCCCGCCCTGGAACTCGACGCCGCCTCCGGCGGACGCGTCGACCCGGTCGCCGCGGACCGCGCCTGGACGGTGCTCTACTGCTACCCGGGCGCCTACGCCCCGGGCGGCCTGGACTACCCGCCCGGCTGGGGCGAGGTCCCGGGCGCGCCCGGCTGCACCCTGGAGTCCTGCACCTACCGCGACCGGATGGGCGAGTTCGCCGCCCGCGACACCGCCGTCCACGGCGTCAGCACCCAACGCCCGGACCAGCTGGCGGCGTTCGCCGAACACGCGCGGATCCCGTTCCCGCTGCTCTCCGACGCCGGACTCGAACTCGCCGCCGCCCTTCGGCTGCCGACCTTCCGCGCCGCCGGCGTCGAGCGCCTCAAGCGGCTCACCCTGATCCTCGACGCCGGGCGGACCGTCCGGGGCGTGCTCTACCCGGTCACCGACCCGGCGGGCTCGGTCGAGGACACCCTCGCCCTGCTCGACGGCCTCCGGGGCGAATGA